The genomic region GTTATTAATCAAAGTGAAATTAATAAAGTAGAACAAGAAGGTAAAATAAAGAAATTAGAAGAAGTGAAGTCTAAATTATTAAAAAAGCAAAAACAACTAGAAGCTACTGTTAGAAATAAGGTAAAAGTAGAATATGATGAATTTGAAGACTATAATTTAATAAGGGCTAAAAATGCACCTAAAAATGCAAATATTAGTATTGAGGCAGTAAAAATAATCTTGTTCCATATTCAATGTATGCTAGATATGAATATAAAGGGCCTTATTATTTAAATATGGATAAACTTTTTGTATCTGTAGATGGTGAAGGTGAAGAAATAGAATATGATGAGAATGATTATGAATTTGTTTTTGAGGGTATACATGAATGGATTATAGATGACTTTAATAATTATGAAGCATATTTTAATGATGAAGAAGATAAATTAGATATCTACCATGGAGACTTACTTGATAGAATAGTTAAATCTAAAGTTTCTAAAATTAAATTTTTAGGTGAACAAAGACATTTAGTAAAGACTATAACTAAAGCTGAAAAAGAAGCAATTAAAGTAATGTTATCTGTATATGAACTTTATAGATTACAATTAGAAATAAATAATATTGATGTTATTATTTCTGGAATTATAGAAGGCAAATTAATGTAATGAGAGATTTTGAACTCTCATTTTAATTTAATTTTAAAAAATAATTGAAATAAAATTAAAATTATGATAATATATTTATGTAAAATACATCTAACTATTTAAGGGGGATAGATTAGAATTACAATATTTTAATTAGGGGAGGAATATGAGAAGAAGTAATAAAGTAATACTATTAACTTTATTAATATTTTCTGCAATTTTAAATGCAGAAGGAATAAATATAGTTATTAATAATGTTGAAGAAAATAAAGGTATAGAATTAGGTGAAAATTCTAGAGCAAGAGGAGATGGATCTATATCTACTGGAAGAAATTCTATAGCTATAGGTAAAAATTCAGTTGCAACTGGTAATAATGAAACAAAAGAAAGCATAGAAAATAAGTTGAGGGAAAATAGAGAAAAATTAGATGAGATATCTAATAAAGAAAAAGAAGTTTTAAGAATAAGCAAAGAAGTAAATGATATAAAAATAAGGCAAAGAGAAACAATAGAAGCTGGAATAAGAGTAGAGCAAATAAAAAAAGCTAAAGAAAATGCTAAAAAAGAATGGGATAGATTAAAATTAGAATATGAAACGGAGAAAACTAATAGTGTTGAATTTTTTAGAGAATATAATTCTAAATTAGAAGATTTAAATAGTAGATTAAGTGGACTATCTAAAATTCAAGGCTTAAATATTTCAAGTGAAGAAGGTTTAAATCATGCAGCTGGTGAGTTAAAAAGAATAGCAGAAAATGGAACTAATTTAAATTTAACATTGGATTTCTATAAAGACTATGTTAGTTCATATTATAGGGCATTAGGAGATTTGAGAGAAAATGAAACGATTTCAAGTAAATATACTTTTGATGAATTTGCAAAAAATAAAACAAATAATATTAATCCGATAAGTCCGTATATATATTTATCTGGTTTAAATCATATACATTCTGGTATATATACCGAAGATAAATATATGTATTTTTCTGTAAGTGATAACTTAAATTCTGAATATAATAATTTTAATAAAAATATTTTCAAAAATATGAGTAATTCACCAGAAAAAAATATAGTAGCTATTAATCATAATACAGATATAGTTACTAAAAATCAATATGATGAAGTTGTAAGTTTAGTACCTAAGTATAAAGAAGCATTTAGAGAATATTTTAATAAAAATAATGATATGTTTTTAACTCCTGAGATTAAGGAAAAAATTTATGAAGTATTTAATTTGAAAGCTGACTATAAAGCTAAACAATATGAAATAGCATATTATCAAGGGGAATATGAAAAAACAAGAAATAATACATGGCTTGATAAGAAAAAGGTTGCTTTAGAAGAATTGAAAAATATTGAAAAAGAATTTAAATTAAAACCATCTTTGGAAAATTTAAGACATGATGCTTATAAAAAATGGAAAAAAGAAAATATAGATGATATTAAAGAGAAAAATAAGATAACATTAGACAAACTAACATCAGAACTTGAAATAGCATTAGGAATAAATAAGAATGCAATACTTGAAAAACAAAAACAATTAGAAGCTATGAAGAATAAGTCAGATCAAGCAGAAACAAACTACAACTCAATTAATCCTAGTGAAAAAGACTTAATACTTGCAAGAGAATATGAAGCACTATCAAGAGAAATAGCAGAAAAAGGACAAAACTTAAAAACAGCAACTGAAAGACTTAAGTATTTAAGAGATAATTTAACTCTTAATGACTTAACTAATGTTGGAGAAAATGCAATAGCAATTGGAACTAATACTATAGCTAGTGGGAATTCATCTATAGCATTTGGAAAAGATAATATATCAACTAAAGAAAATGCTATATCTATTGGTGATACTAATTTAGTAGATGGTAATAATTCGGTAGCTATAGGGAGTGGAAATAATATATTAAAGGAAAATTCATATATTATAGGTTCGCAAAATACGATTAATGGATCTAATGTATATATTTTAGGTTCTAATATAGATGCAACAGATATTAATGATGCAATAATACTTGGAAATGGTTCAAAAGGTGTTAATAATTCAGTTTCAGTTGGTAGAGAGGATAAACTTAGAAAAATAGTTTATGTAAAAGAAGGAGAAATATCTTCTACATCAACAGAAGCTGTAAGTGGTAAACAATTATATGAAGTTAAAAATGAAATAGCTAATAAAGTAAATAATGATTTATCAAATGTTGATAATGAGATTTTATCAAATAAGTTAAACAAAGGAATTATAAATTCAACAACTTTAGAAGTAACAGGAGATGGTAAAGTTTTAGGTGAAAGTGTGACCTTAGAAATTAAAAATGGAGTAGTTTCTAAAGAAAAACTCTCAGATACATTAAAAGAAGAAATAGAAGGTAAAGTTAATTCTAGTGATTTAGGAAGTTATGCTAAAATAGATGCTTCTAATATTAATGTAACAAATTATATATCTAAATTATCAGATGGAGCAAATTTATCTAGTCCTAAAGGTAAATTAGTTACAGATAGTATGGTTAAGGATATTTTGGATAAAAAAGTTGATAAAAATGATGTGTATAGTAAATCTGAAATAAATAGTTTAGTTGAAGGTAAATTAAATTCAAATGATTTAGCAGATATGATGAATAATTATGTAAAAAAAGATGGAAGTAATATAGATGCTAAGTCTAAACAAGCCATTATATCAAAATTATCTGAAGGTGCAAATGTTTTGAGTCCTTCTGGTAGTGTTATAACTGACATAACATTAAAAGAGCTATTAGATGATAAGGGTTATGCTAGAAATATAGATTTAACTAATAAAGCTAATAAAGATTTATCTAATGTTGAAAAAACAACAATAATAGAAAAAGTAGGTAATGGTAATTTAGAAAATACTAATGGATCTTTAGTTAAAGATAATGTAATTAAAGATTATTTAATATCTAAATACTATAATAAATTTGATGTAGATAAAAAATTGAATTCTGTTAGTGTTGAAACTAAGGGTGATATACTAAGTAGGACTTTAAATATACTAAATGGTAAGGATAGATTAGTAGGTACAAAAGATTTGGTTATAGATATTAAGGATAGCTCTATTGATAAGAGTAAATTATCTGAAAGTTTAATAAATGAAATTGACAATAAAGCAAATATTGATGCTTCAAATATTGATGAAAATAAATTTGTAGAAAAACTTTCTAAAGGGGGTAATATTTTAGATCCTAAGGGTAAATTAGTCAAGGATACTGATGTTAGAGAGTATTTAGATAAACAGAGTTTAGATGTTAAAGGAATTGAAAATAGATTTAAATTAGTTGATGCAGGAATTTCAAATGCTATTGCAATGGCTATGATACCTCAAGTTAGTGAGAAAAATTATATTTCTTTTGGCGCAGGATCTAGTTATTACAACAAACAAGGAGCAGTTGCACTTGGTATTTCTGGTAGTGATAAAAATAAAAGGGTAATATATAAACTAGCAAGTAGTTTAGACAGTAAACTTAATTTTAGTCTTGGTTTTGGTATTAATGTAAATTTAGGTAAGATAGAAGAAAAGAATAATAATGATGTTGAATTGAAGGATGAAAATAATAAATTAAATGAAAAAATAGAAAGTTTATTAGAAGAAATTAGTAAATTAAAAAAAGATATGAATAATATAAGATTATTAAATAAGGAAAATAAGATTGTTAAAAGTGTTGTGGATAAATTTGAGTTTGATAAATATGAATTATCTGAAGAAAATAAAGAAAAAATAAGAAAAATTTTTAAAGATAATAAGCCAGAAATTGTAGTTCTAAGTGGACATGCAGATGAAATTGGAACTGATGAATATAATCAGAAGTTATCTGAAAGACGTGCTGAAGAGGTATATAAATATATAAAATCAGAATTAGAATTAAAATCTGAAATATATTATAAAGGATTTGGTAAAAAGTATCCTATAAGTAAAGAAGATGATAGTTTAAATAGAAGGGTTGAAATAGAAATTCATTAATGTGTCTTTTATTCAATTTGCAATTTAATATAAAAAAGTATATAATAAATACAGAGAATAGGAGGAATTGATGTTAGAATTAGTTATTGCATTAGTATTAATTGTTTTTATTTTTTCAATATTTTTAGGCATTATTGCATTAATATTTTCAGCATTTGCATTTGTAATAGGTTTGATAATAAGTATAGTTACAAATCCTGTTGTTATACTTTTAGCAATAGCCTTTATCATATACTGTTTTTATATAGGAAAGAATAAAAGAATATAGATAAATAAAATTGTTGTGGGAAGCATAAAAAAGTGCTTCCCGTTTTTATTTGTTTTAATTGAAAAAAAAGGGCAAATATGCTATTATTAAAAGTAGATGAAAATAAAAAATGAACATAGAAAGAGGGCTAGTATGATAAGTAAAGAAGAGGTTCTAAAACTTGCTAAATTAAGTAAGTTATCTTTTGACGATATAACTATAGAAAAATTCCAAGAGGATTTAAATAATATACTAAACTATATGGAAGAGTTAAATGAATTAGATTTAGAAAATATTGAGCCTTTATATAATGTGCACGATATAGAATTAAGATTACATAGTGATATTAAAAAAGAGGAAATGAGTAAAGAAAAATTTATTAATAATTCACCTAAACATGATGAAAATTTTGTTTCTTTACCTGTTATTGTAGGGGGTAATGATGAATAATATACATAAGTTTAGTGCCACAGAATTAGAAAAATTAATATCTGAAGGTAAAATCACATCAGTTCAAGTTACAAAAGATATTCTTGAAAGAATAGAAAATGTCGATGATAAAATTAAAGCTTTTATAACAGTTGAAAAAGATCATGCTATAAGAGCAGCAGAAAAAGCAGATGAAATAAAAGAAAATACTCCATTAAGAGGAGTTCCTATAGCTTTAAAAGATAATATAGTATCTCTTGATGAAGAAACAACTTCAGCATCAAAAATATTAAAAGGATATTATGGTACATATGATGCAACAGTAGTAAAAAAATTAAAAGAAGCTAATGTTGTATTGGTTGGTAAAACTAATATGGATGAGTTTGCTATGGGTTCATCAAATGAAAATTCAAGTTTTTCAAGTGTATCAAATCCTTGGGATCTTGAAAGAGTTCCAGGAGGTAGTAGTGGAGGAGCAGCTGCAGCAGTGGCAGCATGTGAAGTTCCTATAGCGCTTGGTTCAGACACTGGAGGTTCAGTTAGACAACCAGCAGCCTTAACAGGTACAGTAGGACTTAAGCCAACATATGGAAGAGTTTCAAGATATGGACTAATGGCATTTAGTTCATCACTAGATCAAATAGGAATAATTGCTAGAAATTCTTTAGATGTTGCTAAGACTTTAGGAATAATAGCAGGTGTTGATGAATATGATTCAACAACAGTAGATATAGAAGTTCCTGATTATGCAGGATTAATAAATAGAGATATTAAAGGTTTAAAAATAGGGATAAGTAAACAATTTTTTGAAGGATTAAATCCTGAAATGAAAGAAAAAATTGATGAAGCATTAGATAAATTAGTAAAAATGGGTGCGATTTTAGTTGATATAGATTTAAAATATACTAAATACTCAATTTCTACTTATTATATAATTTCTTCAGCTGAGGCATCTTCTAATTTATCAAGATATGATGGTGTACGTTATGGATATAGAGCAGATGCAGATAACATAGAAGATATGTATGTAAAAACAAGAACTGAAGGCTTTGGAACAGAAGTTAAAAGAAGAATTATGATAGGAAGTTATGTTTTAAGTTCAGGATTTTATGATGCATACTTTAAAAAAGCATCTCAAGTTAGAAGATTAATTAAAGATGATTTTGCTAATGCATTTAAAGATGTAGATGTTATTATAACACCAACTACACCAACAACTGCATTTAAAAAAGGTGAAAAATCAAGTAATCCTATAGATATGTATTTATCTGATATATATACAGTATCTATATCTCTTGCAGGTCTTCCAGCACTTTCAGTGCCAGTAGGCTTTATAAACGGGTTACCAGTAGGAATGCAAATAATATCAAATTACTTTAGAGAAGATTTAATATTAAATGTGGCACATAAATATGAAATGGAAAGAGGAGAAATAGAGTATGAAAGAATATGATATTGTAATAGGACTAGAGGTGCACTGCCAATTAAAAACTAATACTAAGATTTGGTGTAATGCAGATGCAAACTATGATGCAAAAGATCCAAATACTTGTATTTCACCAGTTTCTACAGGTATGCC from Pseudostreptobacillus hongkongensis harbors:
- the gatC gene encoding Asp-tRNA(Asn)/Glu-tRNA(Gln) amidotransferase subunit GatC, which encodes MISKEEVLKLAKLSKLSFDDITIEKFQEDLNNILNYMEELNELDLENIEPLYNVHDIELRLHSDIKKEEMSKEKFINNSPKHDENFVSLPVIVGGNDE
- a CDS encoding OmpA family protein translates to MRRSNKVILLTLLIFSAILNAEGINIVINNVEENKGIELGENSRARGDGSISTGRNSIAIGKNSVATGNNETKESIENKLRENREKLDEISNKEKEVLRISKEVNDIKIRQRETIEAGIRVEQIKKAKENAKKEWDRLKLEYETEKTNSVEFFREYNSKLEDLNSRLSGLSKIQGLNISSEEGLNHAAGELKRIAENGTNLNLTLDFYKDYVSSYYRALGDLRENETISSKYTFDEFAKNKTNNINPISPYIYLSGLNHIHSGIYTEDKYMYFSVSDNLNSEYNNFNKNIFKNMSNSPEKNIVAINHNTDIVTKNQYDEVVSLVPKYKEAFREYFNKNNDMFLTPEIKEKIYEVFNLKADYKAKQYEIAYYQGEYEKTRNNTWLDKKKVALEELKNIEKEFKLKPSLENLRHDAYKKWKKENIDDIKEKNKITLDKLTSELEIALGINKNAILEKQKQLEAMKNKSDQAETNYNSINPSEKDLILAREYEALSREIAEKGQNLKTATERLKYLRDNLTLNDLTNVGENAIAIGTNTIASGNSSIAFGKDNISTKENAISIGDTNLVDGNNSVAIGSGNNILKENSYIIGSQNTINGSNVYILGSNIDATDINDAIILGNGSKGVNNSVSVGREDKLRKIVYVKEGEISSTSTEAVSGKQLYEVKNEIANKVNNDLSNVDNEILSNKLNKGIINSTTLEVTGDGKVLGESVTLEIKNGVVSKEKLSDTLKEEIEGKVNSSDLGSYAKIDASNINVTNYISKLSDGANLSSPKGKLVTDSMVKDILDKKVDKNDVYSKSEINSLVEGKLNSNDLADMMNNYVKKDGSNIDAKSKQAIISKLSEGANVLSPSGSVITDITLKELLDDKGYARNIDLTNKANKDLSNVEKTTIIEKVGNGNLENTNGSLVKDNVIKDYLISKYYNKFDVDKKLNSVSVETKGDILSRTLNILNGKDRLVGTKDLVIDIKDSSIDKSKLSESLINEIDNKANIDASNIDENKFVEKLSKGGNILDPKGKLVKDTDVREYLDKQSLDVKGIENRFKLVDAGISNAIAMAMIPQVSEKNYISFGAGSSYYNKQGAVALGISGSDKNKRVIYKLASSLDSKLNFSLGFGINVNLGKIEEKNNNDVELKDENNKLNEKIESLLEEISKLKKDMNNIRLLNKENKIVKSVVDKFEFDKYELSEENKEKIRKIFKDNKPEIVVLSGHADEIGTDEYNQKLSERRAEEVYKYIKSELELKSEIYYKGFGKKYPISKEDDSLNRRVEIEIH
- the gatA gene encoding Asp-tRNA(Asn)/Glu-tRNA(Gln) amidotransferase subunit GatA, giving the protein MNNIHKFSATELEKLISEGKITSVQVTKDILERIENVDDKIKAFITVEKDHAIRAAEKADEIKENTPLRGVPIALKDNIVSLDEETTSASKILKGYYGTYDATVVKKLKEANVVLVGKTNMDEFAMGSSNENSSFSSVSNPWDLERVPGGSSGGAAAAVAACEVPIALGSDTGGSVRQPAALTGTVGLKPTYGRVSRYGLMAFSSSLDQIGIIARNSLDVAKTLGIIAGVDEYDSTTVDIEVPDYAGLINRDIKGLKIGISKQFFEGLNPEMKEKIDEALDKLVKMGAILVDIDLKYTKYSISTYYIISSAEASSNLSRYDGVRYGYRADADNIEDMYVKTRTEGFGTEVKRRIMIGSYVLSSGFYDAYFKKASQVRRLIKDDFANAFKDVDVIITPTTPTTAFKKGEKSSNPIDMYLSDIYTVSISLAGLPALSVPVGFINGLPVGMQIISNYFREDLILNVAHKYEMERGEIEYERI